A window of the Clupea harengus chromosome 8, Ch_v2.0.2, whole genome shotgun sequence genome harbors these coding sequences:
- the stt3a gene encoding dolichyl-diphosphooligosaccharide--protein glycosyltransferase subunit STT3A, with amino-acid sequence MTKMGFLRLSYEKQDTLLKLLILSMAAILSFSTRLFSVLRFESVIHEFDPYFNYRTTRFLTEEGFYKFHNWFDDRAWYPLGRIIGGTIYPGLMITSAALYHVLHFFHVTIDIRNVCVFLAPLFSSFTALVTYHLTKELKDAGAGLLAAAMIAVVPGYISRSVAGSYDNEGIAIFCMLLTYYMWIKAVKTGSIYWSSMCALAYFYMVSSWGGYVFLINLIPLHVLVLMLTGRFSHRIYVAYCTVYCLGTILSMQISFVGFQPVQSSEHMAAFGVFGLCQIHAFVDYLRSKLNAQQFEILFKSVISLVGIVLLSVGAVLMLTGKISPWTGRFYSLLDPSYAKNNIPIIASVSEHQPTTWSSYYFDLQLLVFMFPVGLYYCFNNLSDARIFIIMYGVTSMYFSAVMVRLMLVLAPVMCILSGIGVSQVLTTYMKNLDVSRPDKKSKKQQDATYPIKNEVASGMILVMAFFLITYTFHSTWVTSEAYSSPSIVLSARGGDGSRIIFDDFREAYYWLRHNTPEDAKVMSWWDYGYQITAMANRTILVDNNTWNNTHISRVGQAMASTEEKAYEIMRELDVSYVLVIFGGLTGYSSDDINKFLWMVRIGGSTDTGKHIKEHDYYTATGEFRVDREGSPVLLNCLMYKMCYYRFGQVYTEAKRPPGYDRVRNAEIGNKDFELDVLEEAYTTEHWLVRIYKVKDLDNRGLSRT; translated from the exons ATGACGAAGATGGGCTTCCTGCGGCTGTCGTATGAGAAACAGGACACTCTCTTGAAGCTGCTTATCCTTTCTATGGCAGCAATTCTCT CATTCTCAACCAGACTTTTCTCTGTGCTGAGATTTGAGAGTGTTATCCATGAGTTTGATCC GTATTTCAACTACCGCACAACTCGATTTTTGACTGAGGAGGGTTTCTACAAATTTCACAATTGGTTTGATGACCGTGCCTGGTATCCTCTTGGACGAATTATAGGGGGCACCATTTACCCAG gCTTGATGATCACATCTGCGGCACTTTACCATGTGCTCCACTTCTTCCATGTCACCATTGACATTCGcaatgtctgtgtctttctggctcctctcttctcctccttcacgGCCCTTGTTACATACCACCTTACTAAGGAGCTCAAG GATGCAGGGGCTGGACTTCTTGCAGCGGCCATGATCGCAGTGGTGCCGGGATACATCTCTCGATCTGTTGCTGGCTCTTACGACAATGAAG GTATTGCCATATTCTGTATGTTGTTGACATACTATATGTGGATCAAGGCTGTGAAAACCGGCTCTATTTACTGGTCTTCGATGTGCGCACTTGCTTACTTTTACATG GTCTCATCCTGGGGTGGATATGTTTTCCTGATTAATCTCATCCCCCTGCAcgtgctggtgctgatgctcaCTGGGCGCTTTTCCCATCGCATCTACGTGGCCTATTGCACTGTCTATTGTCTTGGTACCATCCTGTCCATGCAGATCTCCTTTGTGGGATTCCAG CCAGTACAGTCTTCAGAGCACATGGCAGCTTTTGGAGTCTTTGGCTTATGCCAGATCCATGCTTTTGTTGATTACCTGAGGAGCAAGCTCAATGCCCAGCAGTTTGAGATTCTTTTCAAGAGCGTCATATCATTGGTTGGCATTGTCCTGCTGTCTGTTGGTGCTGTGCTCATGCTGACTG GTAAAATCTCTCCATGGACTGGGCGTTTCTACTCCTTGTTGGACCCATCTTATGCAAAGAACAACATCCCAatcattgcctctgtctccgaGCATCAGCCAACCACGTGGTCCTCCTACTATTTTGACCTGCAGCTGCTTGTTTTCATGTTTCCAG TCGGTCTATATTACTGCTTCAACAACCTGTCAGATGCCAGAATCTTCATCATAATGTATGGCGTTACAAGCATGTACTTCTCCGCTGTTATg GTTCGACTCATGTTGGTCCTGGCCCCAGTCATGTGCATCCTCTCAGGGATCGGCGTGTCTCAGGTGCTCACAACCTACATGAAAAATCTGGATGTGAGCCGACCCGACAAAAAGTCCAAGAAGCAACAAGATGCCACTTATCCCATCAAGAATGAG GTTGCTAGTGGAATGATATTGGTCATGGCTTTCTTCTTGATCACATATACGTTCCATTCGACTTGGGTGACAAGCGAGGCttactcctctccctctattgTCCTCTCTGCTCGTGGCGGAGATGGCAGCCGCATCATTTTTGACGATTTCAGGGAGGCCTATTACTGGCTCAGACACAACACCCCAGAG GATGCTAAAGTAATGTCATGGTGGGATTATGGTTATCAAATAACTGCAATGGCTAATCGTACCATCCTGGTTGACAATAACACTTGGAATAATACTCACATCTCCAGAGTAGGCCAG GCCATGGCTTCTACTGAGGAGAAGGCCTATGAGATCATGCGAGAGCTTGATGTTAGCTATGTTTTGGTCATCTTTGGTGGACTAACTGGGTACTCATCAGACG ACATCAATAAATTTCTCTGGATGGTGCGCATTGGTGGGAGCACAGACACTGGGAAGCACATCAAAGAGCACGATTACTACACCGCAACAGGGGAGTTCCGTGTAGACCGAGAAGGCTCACCTGTGCTGCTCAACTGCCTTATGTACAAGATGTGCTACTATCGTTTTGGTCAGGTCTACACTGAGGCCA AACGCCCCCCTGGGTATGACCGAGTGCGCAATGCTGAGATTGGCAACAAAGACTTTGAGCTTGATGTTCTGGAAGAGGCCTACACCACAGAACACTGGTTGGTGAGGATATACAAG GTCAAGGATTTGGACAACCGTGGTCTTTCTCGAACGTAA
- the LOC116221434 gene encoding uncharacterized protein K02A2.6-like gives MEEMGVLSPIEEATEWCSGMVVVPKPNGKIRICVDLTRLNENVCRERHILPSVDETLAKLAGARIFSKLDATAGFWQVPLHKDSAPLTTLITSIGRYCFNRLPFRISSAPEHFQKRLTQMLDGLEGTLCHADDILVFGATPREHDNRVHQVLQRLQQRGLTLNDKCQFEKEALAVTWACERFQTYLLGLHFVMRTDHKPLISLLSSRPLDDVPPRIMRFILRLMRFSYSIVHVPGKNLITADALSRAPLLRTATEEDLALQNDVTALIPASMQQDILDKIPQGHQAMVKCMARAHEAVWWPGLTNQIREKVRQCQICAKETQNATEPLMTTPLPSRPWERLAADLFEWKKGQYFVVIDYYSRYIEVANLTSTSATAVIKKIKAIFSRHGVPDTLVTDNAPQFAAAELADFAKDYNFQHVTSGPRYPQSNGEAERAVKTVKSLLQKSEDPHKALMAYRATPLAHGVSPAQLLIGRNIQTPLPVCPSTLKPAWPDLRA, from the exons ATGGAGGAAATGGGTGTTCTTTCTCCCATAGAGGAAGCTACAGAGTGGTGCTCTGGAATGGTCGTAGTACCAAAACCTAATGGGAAAATTAGAATATGTGTCGACCTAACCCGCCTGAACGAAAATGTGTGCAGGGAGCGACATATTCTTCCATCTGTTGATGAGACGCTAGCTAAGCTAGCTGGAGCTAGGATTTTTTCCAAACTGGATGCCACTGCGGGTTTTTGGCAGGTGCCTTTGCACAAAGACTCAGCTCCACTCACCACCTTAATCACATCGATAGGCCGTTATTGTTTTAATCGGCTTCCCTTTAGAATATCATCCGCACCAGAACACTTTCAGAAGCGATTGACACAGATGCTTGACGGCCTGGAGGGAACTTTGTGTCATGCAGATGACATCCTGGTGTTCGGTGCCACGCCCAGAGAGCATGATAACAGAGTGCATCAAGTGTTACAAAGACTGCAGCAGCGAGGCCTAACTCTGAATGACAAATGTCAGTTTG AAAAGGAGGCCCTTGCTGTCACCTGGGCTTGCGAAAGATTTCAGACCTACCTCCTGGGCCTACACTTTGTGATGCGAACTGACCACAAACCATTAATCAGTCTTCTAAGCTCAAGGCCACTGGATGACGTCCCGCCTCGTATTATGCGCTTCATATTGAGACTAATGCGTTTTTCCTACTCAATTGTACATGTACCAGGGAAAAATCTTATTACAGCTGACGCTCTATCAAGAGCTCCACTCCTGCGTACTGCAACAGAGGAAGACCTTGCGCTCCAGAATGACGTGACAGCTCTGATTCCAGCAAGCATGCAACAGGACATCTTAGACAAAATTCCCCAGGGTCACCAGGCCATGGTGAAATGCATGGCCAGGGCCCATGAAGCAGTGTGGTGGCCTGGGCTGACAAATCAAATCAGAGAGAAAGTACGTCAGTGTCAAATTTGTGCTAAAGAGACTCAAAATGCCACAGAACCGCTGATGACCACACCCTTGCCATCACGCCCATGGGAACGGCTAGCAGCTGACTTGTTTGAGTGGAAGAAGGGTCAGTATTTTGTAGTCATTGATTACTACTCACGTTACATTGAGGTTGCCAATCTCACAAGCACTTCAGCAACAGCTGTGATTAAGAAAATAAAAGCCATCTTTAGCCGCCATGGGGTGCCAGATACACTCGTCACAGACAACGCACCGCAGTTTGCTGCCGCAGAGTTAGCTGATTTTGCTAAGGATTACAACTTTCAACATGTTACCAGTGGCCCCCGTTACCCACAAAGCAATGGGGAAGCTGAACGTGCAGTAAAGACTGTGAAATCCTTGTTGCAGAAGAGTGAGGACCCTCACAAAGCGCTTATGGCGTACAGAGCAACTCCTCTTGCCCATGGAGTATCACCAGCGCAGCTCCTAATAGGGCGCAACATCCAAACACCCCTTCCGGTCTGTCCAAGCACTCTCAAACCAGCATGGCCAGACTTGAGAGCTTAA